A region of Ornithorhynchus anatinus isolate Pmale09 chromosome 5, mOrnAna1.pri.v4, whole genome shotgun sequence DNA encodes the following proteins:
- the ACTN4 gene encoding alpha-actinin-4 isoform X6 yields the protein MVDYHAANQSYQYGPSSGGNGAGGGGGGGDYMAQEDDWDRDLLLDPAWEKQQRKTFTAWCNSHLRKAGTQIENIDEDFRDGLKLMLLLEVISGERLPKPERGKMRVHKINNVNKALDFIASKGVKLVSIGAEEIVDGNAKMTLGMIWTIILRFAIQDISVEETSAKEGLLLWCQRKTAPYKNVNVQNFHISWKDGLAFNALIHRHRPELIEYDKLRKDDPVTNLNNAFEVAEKYLDIPKMLDAEDIVGTLRPDEKAIMTYVSCFYHAFSGAQKAETAANRICKVLAVNQENEHLMEDYEKLASDLLEWIRRTVPWLEDRNPQKTIQQMQQMLEDFRDYRRLHKPPKVQEKCQLEINFNTLQTKLRLSNRPAFMPSEGKMVSDINNGWQHLEQAEKGYEEWLLNEIRRLERLDHLAEKFRQKASIHEAWTDGKEAMLKQKDYETATLSDIKALIRKHEAFESDLAAHQDRVEQIAAIAQELNELDYYDSPSVNARCQKICDQWDALGSLTQSRREALEQTEKQLETIDRLHLEYAKRAAPFNNWMESAMEDLQDMFIVHTIEEIEGLITAHDQFKSTLPDADKEREAILDIQREAQKIADYHGIKLPGGNPYTSVTPAIINSKWEKVQQLVPKRDRALLDEQSKQQSNEHLRRQFASQANIVGPWIQTKMEEIGRISIEMNGTLEDQLNHLKQYEQSIVHYKPNLDLLEQQHQLIQEALIFDNKHTNFTMEHIRVGWEQLLTTIARTINEVENQILTRDAKGISQEQMQEFRASFNHFDKKQTGSMDCDDFRALLISTGYSLGDAEFNRIMSVVDPNGSGIVTFQAFIDFMSRETTDTDTADQVIASFKVLAGDKNFITAEELRRELPPDQAEYCIARMAPYQGPDATPGALDYKSFSTALYGESDL from the exons accttCACGGCCTGGTGCAACTCCCACCTGCGCAAGGCCGGCACGCAGATCGAGAACATCGACGAGGACTTCCGCGACGGCCTCAAGCTCATGCTGCTCCTGGAGGTCATCTCGG GGGAACGCTTGCCTAAGCCGGAGCGGGGGAAGATGAGGGTCCACAAGATCAACAACGTCAACAAAGCCCTCGACTTCATCGCCAGCAAAGGGGTCAAGCTGGTCTCCATCGGCGCGGAGG AAATCGTGGACGGCAATGCCAAGATGACCCTGGGCATGATTTGGACCATCATCCTCCGGTTCGCCATCCAGGACATCTCGGTGGAAG AGACCTCCGCCAAAGAAGGCCTCCTCCTCTGGTGCCAGCGGAAGACCGCGCCCTACAAGAACGTCAACGTGCAGAACTTCCACATCAG CTGGAAGGACGGTCTGGCGTTCAACGCGCTGATCCACAGACACAGACCAGAACTCATCGAGTACGACAAGCTACGCAAG gATGACCCCGTGACAAACCTGAACAACGCCTTCGAGGTGGCCGAGAAATACCTGGACATTCCCAAGATGCTGGACGCCGAAG ATATTGTGGGCACTCTCAGGCCCGACGAGAAGGCCATCATGACCTACGTGTCCTGCTTCTACCACGCTTTCTCGGGGGCTCAGAAG GCCGAGACGGCGGCGAACAGGATTTGCAAAGTGCTGGCCGTCAACCAGGAGAACGAGCACCTCATGGAGGACTACGAGAAACTGGCCAGCGAC ctGTTGGAGTGGATCCGGCGCACGGTGCCGTGGCTGGAGGACCGCAACCCCCAGAAGACCATCCAGCAGATGCAGCAGATGCTGGAGGACTTCCGGGACTACCGGCGCCTCCACAAGCCGCCCAAGGTGCAGGAGAAGTGCCAGCTGGAGATCAACTTCAACACCCTGCAGACCAAGCTGCGGCTCAGCAACCGCCCCGCCTTCATGCCCTCCGAGGGCAAGATGGTCTCG gacATCAACAACGGCTGGCAGCACCTGGAGCAGGCCGAGAAGGGCTACGAGGAGTGGCTGCTCAACGAGATCCGCCGGCTCGAGCGGCTCGACCACCTGGCCGAGAAGTTCCGGCAGAAAGCATCCATCCACGAGGCCTGGACCGACG GGAAGGAGGCCATGCTGAAGCAGAAGGACTACGAGACGGCCACGCTGTCTGACATCAAAGCCCTCATCAGGAAGCACGAGGCCTTCGAGAGCGACCTGGCGGCCCACCAGGACCGCGTGGAGCAAATTGCCGCCATTGCCCAGGAGCTCAA CGAGCTGGACTACTACGACTCGCCCAGCGTCAACGCCCGCTGCCAGAAGATCTGTGACCAGTGGGACGCCCTGGGCTCTCTGACCCAAAGTCGGCGCGAGGCTCTGGAG caaaCGGAGAAGCAGCTGGAGACCATCGACCGGCTGCACCTGGAATATGCCAAGCGGGCGGCGCCTTTCAACAACTGGATGGAGAGCGCCATGGAGGACCTGCAGGACATGTTCATCGTCCACACCATCGAGGAGATCGAG ggCCTGATCACCGCCCACGACCAGTTCAAGTCGACGTTGCCGGACGCGGACAAGGAGCGCGAGGCCATCCTGGATATCCAGCGGGAGGCGCAGAAGATTGCCGACTACCATGGCATCAAGCTGCCAGGAGGCAACCCCTACACCTCCGTCACGCCCGCCATCATCAACTCCAAGTGGGAGAAG GTCCAGCAGCTGGTGCCCAAGCGGGACCGCGCCCTGCTGGATGAGCAGAGCAAGCAGCAGTCCAACGAGCACCTTCGCCGCCAGTTTGCCAGCCAGGCCAACATCGTGGGGCCCTGGATCCAGACCAAGATGGAG GAGATCGGGCGCATCTCCATCGAGATGAACGGGACCCTGGAGGACCAGCTGAACCACCTGAAGCAATACGAGCAGAGCATCGTCCACTACAAGCCCAACCTGGACCTGCTGGAGCAGCAGCACCAGCTCATCCAGGAAGCCCTCATCTTCGACAACAAGCACACCAATTTCACCATGGAG CACATCCGCGTGGGCTGGGAGCAGCTGCTCACCACCATCGCCCGGACCATCAACGAGGTGGAGAACCAGATCCTGACCCGCGACGCCAAAGGCATCAGCCAAGAGCAGATGCAGGAGTTCCGGGCCTCCTTCAACCACTTCGACAAG AAGCAAACAGGAAGCATGGACTGTGATGACTTCCGAGCTCTGCTTATCTCCACAGGATACAGCCTG ggAGATGCCGAATTCAACCGCATCATGAGCGTGGTGGACCCCAACGGCAGCGGCATCGTCACCTTCCAGGCCTTCATCGACTTCATGTCCCGCGAGACCACGGACACGGACACGGCCGACCAGGTCATCGCCTCCTTCAAGGTCCTGGCCGGCGACAAA AACTTCATCACCGCGGAGGAGCTGCGGCGGGAGCTGCCCCCGGACCAGGCCGAGTACTGCATCGCCCGCATGGCCCCCTACCAGGGCCCCGACGCCACCCCGGGCGCCCTCGACTACAAGTCCTTCTCCACGGCCCTGTACGGCGAGAGCGACCTGtga
- the ACTN4 gene encoding alpha-actinin-4 isoform X2, whose amino-acid sequence MVDYHAANQSYQYGPSSGGNGAGGGGGGGDYMAQEDDWDRDLLLDPAWEKQQRKTFTAWCNSHLRKAGTQIENIDEDFRDGLKLMLLLEVISGERLPKPERGKMRVHKINNVNKALDFIASKGVKLVSIGAEEIVDGNAKMTLGMIWTIILRFAIQDISVEETSAKEGLLLWCQRKTAPYKNVNVQNFHISWKDGLAFNALIHRHRPELIEYDKLRKDDPVTNLNNAFEVAEKYLDIPKMLDAEDIVGTLRPDEKAIMTYVSCFYHAFSGAQKAETAANRICKVLAVNQENEHLMEDYEKLASDLLEWIRRTVPWLEDRNPQKTIQQMQQMLEDFRDYRRLHKPPKVQEKCQLEINFNTLQTKLRLSNRPAFMPSEGKMVSDINNGWQHLEQAEKGYEEWLLNEIRRLERLDHLAEKFRQKASIHEAWTDGKEAMLKQKDYETATLSDIKALIRKHEAFESDLAAHQDRVEQIAAIAQELNELDYYDSPSVNARCQKICDQWDALGSLTQSRREALEQTEKQLETIDRLHLEYAKRAAPFNNWMESAMEDLQDMFIVHTIEEIEGLITAHDQFKSTLPDADKEREAILDIQREAQKIADYHGIKLPGGNPYTSVTPAIINSKWEKVQQLVPKRDRALLDEQSKQQSNEHLRRQFASQANIVGPWIQTKMEEIGRISIEMNGTLEDQLNHLKQYEQSIVHYKPNLDLLEQQHQLIQEALIFDNKHTNFTMEHIRVGWEQLLTTIARTINEVENQILTRDAKGISQEQMQEFRASFNHFDKDHCGALGPEEFKACLISLGYDVENDRQKQTGSMDCDDFRALLISTGYSLGDAEFNRIMSVVDPNGSGIVTFQAFIDFMSRETTDTDTADQVIASFKVLAGDKNFITAEELRRELPPDQAEYCIARMAPYQGPDATPGALDYKSFSTALYGESDL is encoded by the exons accttCACGGCCTGGTGCAACTCCCACCTGCGCAAGGCCGGCACGCAGATCGAGAACATCGACGAGGACTTCCGCGACGGCCTCAAGCTCATGCTGCTCCTGGAGGTCATCTCGG GGGAACGCTTGCCTAAGCCGGAGCGGGGGAAGATGAGGGTCCACAAGATCAACAACGTCAACAAAGCCCTCGACTTCATCGCCAGCAAAGGGGTCAAGCTGGTCTCCATCGGCGCGGAGG AAATCGTGGACGGCAATGCCAAGATGACCCTGGGCATGATTTGGACCATCATCCTCCGGTTCGCCATCCAGGACATCTCGGTGGAAG AGACCTCCGCCAAAGAAGGCCTCCTCCTCTGGTGCCAGCGGAAGACCGCGCCCTACAAGAACGTCAACGTGCAGAACTTCCACATCAG CTGGAAGGACGGTCTGGCGTTCAACGCGCTGATCCACAGACACAGACCAGAACTCATCGAGTACGACAAGCTACGCAAG gATGACCCCGTGACAAACCTGAACAACGCCTTCGAGGTGGCCGAGAAATACCTGGACATTCCCAAGATGCTGGACGCCGAAG ATATTGTGGGCACTCTCAGGCCCGACGAGAAGGCCATCATGACCTACGTGTCCTGCTTCTACCACGCTTTCTCGGGGGCTCAGAAG GCCGAGACGGCGGCGAACAGGATTTGCAAAGTGCTGGCCGTCAACCAGGAGAACGAGCACCTCATGGAGGACTACGAGAAACTGGCCAGCGAC ctGTTGGAGTGGATCCGGCGCACGGTGCCGTGGCTGGAGGACCGCAACCCCCAGAAGACCATCCAGCAGATGCAGCAGATGCTGGAGGACTTCCGGGACTACCGGCGCCTCCACAAGCCGCCCAAGGTGCAGGAGAAGTGCCAGCTGGAGATCAACTTCAACACCCTGCAGACCAAGCTGCGGCTCAGCAACCGCCCCGCCTTCATGCCCTCCGAGGGCAAGATGGTCTCG gacATCAACAACGGCTGGCAGCACCTGGAGCAGGCCGAGAAGGGCTACGAGGAGTGGCTGCTCAACGAGATCCGCCGGCTCGAGCGGCTCGACCACCTGGCCGAGAAGTTCCGGCAGAAAGCATCCATCCACGAGGCCTGGACCGACG GGAAGGAGGCCATGCTGAAGCAGAAGGACTACGAGACGGCCACGCTGTCTGACATCAAAGCCCTCATCAGGAAGCACGAGGCCTTCGAGAGCGACCTGGCGGCCCACCAGGACCGCGTGGAGCAAATTGCCGCCATTGCCCAGGAGCTCAA CGAGCTGGACTACTACGACTCGCCCAGCGTCAACGCCCGCTGCCAGAAGATCTGTGACCAGTGGGACGCCCTGGGCTCTCTGACCCAAAGTCGGCGCGAGGCTCTGGAG caaaCGGAGAAGCAGCTGGAGACCATCGACCGGCTGCACCTGGAATATGCCAAGCGGGCGGCGCCTTTCAACAACTGGATGGAGAGCGCCATGGAGGACCTGCAGGACATGTTCATCGTCCACACCATCGAGGAGATCGAG ggCCTGATCACCGCCCACGACCAGTTCAAGTCGACGTTGCCGGACGCGGACAAGGAGCGCGAGGCCATCCTGGATATCCAGCGGGAGGCGCAGAAGATTGCCGACTACCATGGCATCAAGCTGCCAGGAGGCAACCCCTACACCTCCGTCACGCCCGCCATCATCAACTCCAAGTGGGAGAAG GTCCAGCAGCTGGTGCCCAAGCGGGACCGCGCCCTGCTGGATGAGCAGAGCAAGCAGCAGTCCAACGAGCACCTTCGCCGCCAGTTTGCCAGCCAGGCCAACATCGTGGGGCCCTGGATCCAGACCAAGATGGAG GAGATCGGGCGCATCTCCATCGAGATGAACGGGACCCTGGAGGACCAGCTGAACCACCTGAAGCAATACGAGCAGAGCATCGTCCACTACAAGCCCAACCTGGACCTGCTGGAGCAGCAGCACCAGCTCATCCAGGAAGCCCTCATCTTCGACAACAAGCACACCAATTTCACCATGGAG CACATCCGCGTGGGCTGGGAGCAGCTGCTCACCACCATCGCCCGGACCATCAACGAGGTGGAGAACCAGATCCTGACCCGCGACGCCAAAGGCATCAGCCAAGAGCAGATGCAGGAGTTCCGGGCCTCCTTCAACCACTTCGACAAG GACCACTGCGGTGCCCTGGGGCCCGAGGAGTTCAAGGCCTGCCTCATCAGCTTGGGCTACGATGTGGAGAACGACAGACAG AAGCAAACAGGAAGCATGGACTGTGATGACTTCCGAGCTCTGCTTATCTCCACAGGATACAGCCTG ggAGATGCCGAATTCAACCGCATCATGAGCGTGGTGGACCCCAACGGCAGCGGCATCGTCACCTTCCAGGCCTTCATCGACTTCATGTCCCGCGAGACCACGGACACGGACACGGCCGACCAGGTCATCGCCTCCTTCAAGGTCCTGGCCGGCGACAAA AACTTCATCACCGCGGAGGAGCTGCGGCGGGAGCTGCCCCCGGACCAGGCCGAGTACTGCATCGCCCGCATGGCCCCCTACCAGGGCCCCGACGCCACCCCGGGCGCCCTCGACTACAAGTCCTTCTCCACGGCCCTGTACGGCGAGAGCGACCTGtga
- the ACTN4 gene encoding alpha-actinin-4 isoform X1 — protein MVDYHAANQSYQYGPSSGGNGAGGGGGGGDYMAQEDDWDRDLLLDPAWEKQQRKTFTAWCNSHLRKAGTQIENIDEDFRDGLKLMLLLEVISGERLPKPERGKMRVHKINNVNKALDFIASKGVKLVSIGAEEIVDGNAKMTLGMIWTIILRFAIQDISVEETSAKEGLLLWCQRKTAPYKNVNVQNFHISWKDGLAFNALIHRHRPELIEYDKLRKDDPVTNLNNAFEVAEKYLDIPKMLDAEDIVNTARPDEKAIMTYVSSFYHAFSGAQKAETAANRICKVLAVNQENEHLMEDYEKLASDLLEWIRRTVPWLEDRNPQKTIQQMQQMLEDFRDYRRLHKPPKVQEKCQLEINFNTLQTKLRLSNRPAFMPSEGKMVSDINNGWQHLEQAEKGYEEWLLNEIRRLERLDHLAEKFRQKASIHEAWTDGKEAMLKQKDYETATLSDIKALIRKHEAFESDLAAHQDRVEQIAAIAQELNELDYYDSPSVNARCQKICDQWDALGSLTQSRREALEQTEKQLETIDRLHLEYAKRAAPFNNWMESAMEDLQDMFIVHTIEEIEGLITAHDQFKSTLPDADKEREAILDIQREAQKIADYHGIKLPGGNPYTSVTPAIINSKWEKVQQLVPKRDRALLDEQSKQQSNEHLRRQFASQANIVGPWIQTKMEEIGRISIEMNGTLEDQLNHLKQYEQSIVHYKPNLDLLEQQHQLIQEALIFDNKHTNFTMEHIRVGWEQLLTTIARTINEVENQILTRDAKGISQEQMQEFRASFNHFDKDHCGALGPEEFKACLISLGYDVENDRQKQTGSMDCDDFRALLISTGYSLGDAEFNRIMSVVDPNGSGIVTFQAFIDFMSRETTDTDTADQVIASFKVLAGDKNFITAEELRRELPPDQAEYCIARMAPYQGPDATPGALDYKSFSTALYGESDL, from the exons accttCACGGCCTGGTGCAACTCCCACCTGCGCAAGGCCGGCACGCAGATCGAGAACATCGACGAGGACTTCCGCGACGGCCTCAAGCTCATGCTGCTCCTGGAGGTCATCTCGG GGGAACGCTTGCCTAAGCCGGAGCGGGGGAAGATGAGGGTCCACAAGATCAACAACGTCAACAAAGCCCTCGACTTCATCGCCAGCAAAGGGGTCAAGCTGGTCTCCATCGGCGCGGAGG AAATCGTGGACGGCAATGCCAAGATGACCCTGGGCATGATTTGGACCATCATCCTCCGGTTCGCCATCCAGGACATCTCGGTGGAAG AGACCTCCGCCAAAGAAGGCCTCCTCCTCTGGTGCCAGCGGAAGACCGCGCCCTACAAGAACGTCAACGTGCAGAACTTCCACATCAG CTGGAAGGACGGTCTGGCGTTCAACGCGCTGATCCACAGACACAGACCAGAACTCATCGAGTACGACAAGCTACGCAAG gATGACCCCGTGACAAACCTGAACAACGCCTTCGAGGTGGCCGAGAAATACCTGGACATTCCCAAGATGCTGGACGCCGAAG ACATCGTGAACACGGCCCGCCCTGACGAGAAGGCCATCATGACCTATGTGTCCAGCTTTTACCATGCCTTTTCGGGGGCGCAGAAG GCCGAGACGGCGGCGAACAGGATTTGCAAAGTGCTGGCCGTCAACCAGGAGAACGAGCACCTCATGGAGGACTACGAGAAACTGGCCAGCGAC ctGTTGGAGTGGATCCGGCGCACGGTGCCGTGGCTGGAGGACCGCAACCCCCAGAAGACCATCCAGCAGATGCAGCAGATGCTGGAGGACTTCCGGGACTACCGGCGCCTCCACAAGCCGCCCAAGGTGCAGGAGAAGTGCCAGCTGGAGATCAACTTCAACACCCTGCAGACCAAGCTGCGGCTCAGCAACCGCCCCGCCTTCATGCCCTCCGAGGGCAAGATGGTCTCG gacATCAACAACGGCTGGCAGCACCTGGAGCAGGCCGAGAAGGGCTACGAGGAGTGGCTGCTCAACGAGATCCGCCGGCTCGAGCGGCTCGACCACCTGGCCGAGAAGTTCCGGCAGAAAGCATCCATCCACGAGGCCTGGACCGACG GGAAGGAGGCCATGCTGAAGCAGAAGGACTACGAGACGGCCACGCTGTCTGACATCAAAGCCCTCATCAGGAAGCACGAGGCCTTCGAGAGCGACCTGGCGGCCCACCAGGACCGCGTGGAGCAAATTGCCGCCATTGCCCAGGAGCTCAA CGAGCTGGACTACTACGACTCGCCCAGCGTCAACGCCCGCTGCCAGAAGATCTGTGACCAGTGGGACGCCCTGGGCTCTCTGACCCAAAGTCGGCGCGAGGCTCTGGAG caaaCGGAGAAGCAGCTGGAGACCATCGACCGGCTGCACCTGGAATATGCCAAGCGGGCGGCGCCTTTCAACAACTGGATGGAGAGCGCCATGGAGGACCTGCAGGACATGTTCATCGTCCACACCATCGAGGAGATCGAG ggCCTGATCACCGCCCACGACCAGTTCAAGTCGACGTTGCCGGACGCGGACAAGGAGCGCGAGGCCATCCTGGATATCCAGCGGGAGGCGCAGAAGATTGCCGACTACCATGGCATCAAGCTGCCAGGAGGCAACCCCTACACCTCCGTCACGCCCGCCATCATCAACTCCAAGTGGGAGAAG GTCCAGCAGCTGGTGCCCAAGCGGGACCGCGCCCTGCTGGATGAGCAGAGCAAGCAGCAGTCCAACGAGCACCTTCGCCGCCAGTTTGCCAGCCAGGCCAACATCGTGGGGCCCTGGATCCAGACCAAGATGGAG GAGATCGGGCGCATCTCCATCGAGATGAACGGGACCCTGGAGGACCAGCTGAACCACCTGAAGCAATACGAGCAGAGCATCGTCCACTACAAGCCCAACCTGGACCTGCTGGAGCAGCAGCACCAGCTCATCCAGGAAGCCCTCATCTTCGACAACAAGCACACCAATTTCACCATGGAG CACATCCGCGTGGGCTGGGAGCAGCTGCTCACCACCATCGCCCGGACCATCAACGAGGTGGAGAACCAGATCCTGACCCGCGACGCCAAAGGCATCAGCCAAGAGCAGATGCAGGAGTTCCGGGCCTCCTTCAACCACTTCGACAAG GACCACTGCGGTGCCCTGGGGCCCGAGGAGTTCAAGGCCTGCCTCATCAGCTTGGGCTACGATGTGGAGAACGACAGACAG AAGCAAACAGGAAGCATGGACTGTGATGACTTCCGAGCTCTGCTTATCTCCACAGGATACAGCCTG ggAGATGCCGAATTCAACCGCATCATGAGCGTGGTGGACCCCAACGGCAGCGGCATCGTCACCTTCCAGGCCTTCATCGACTTCATGTCCCGCGAGACCACGGACACGGACACGGCCGACCAGGTCATCGCCTCCTTCAAGGTCCTGGCCGGCGACAAA AACTTCATCACCGCGGAGGAGCTGCGGCGGGAGCTGCCCCCGGACCAGGCCGAGTACTGCATCGCCCGCATGGCCCCCTACCAGGGCCCCGACGCCACCCCGGGCGCCCTCGACTACAAGTCCTTCTCCACGGCCCTGTACGGCGAGAGCGACCTGtga
- the ACTN4 gene encoding alpha-actinin-4 isoform X5: MVDYHAANQSYQYGPSSGGNGAGGGGGGGDYMAQEDDWDRDLLLDPAWEKQQRKTFTAWCNSHLRKAGTQIENIDEDFRDGLKLMLLLEVISGERLPKPERGKMRVHKINNVNKALDFIASKGVKLVSIGAEEIVDGNAKMTLGMIWTIILRFAIQDISVEETSAKEGLLLWCQRKTAPYKNVNVQNFHISWKDGLAFNALIHRHRPELIEYDKLRKDDPVTNLNNAFEVAEKYLDIPKMLDAEDIVNTARPDEKAIMTYVSSFYHAFSGAQKAETAANRICKVLAVNQENEHLMEDYEKLASDLLEWIRRTVPWLEDRNPQKTIQQMQQMLEDFRDYRRLHKPPKVQEKCQLEINFNTLQTKLRLSNRPAFMPSEGKMVSDINNGWQHLEQAEKGYEEWLLNEIRRLERLDHLAEKFRQKASIHEAWTDGKEAMLKQKDYETATLSDIKALIRKHEAFESDLAAHQDRVEQIAAIAQELNELDYYDSPSVNARCQKICDQWDALGSLTQSRREALEQTEKQLETIDRLHLEYAKRAAPFNNWMESAMEDLQDMFIVHTIEEIEGLITAHDQFKSTLPDADKEREAILDIQREAQKIADYHGIKLPGGNPYTSVTPAIINSKWEKVQQLVPKRDRALLDEQSKQQSNEHLRRQFASQANIVGPWIQTKMEEIGRISIEMNGTLEDQLNHLKQYEQSIVHYKPNLDLLEQQHQLIQEALIFDNKHTNFTMEHIRVGWEQLLTTIARTINEVENQILTRDAKGISQEQMQEFRASFNHFDKKQTGSMDCDDFRALLISTGYSLGDAEFNRIMSVVDPNGSGIVTFQAFIDFMSRETTDTDTADQVIASFKVLAGDKNFITAEELRRELPPDQAEYCIARMAPYQGPDATPGALDYKSFSTALYGESDL; this comes from the exons accttCACGGCCTGGTGCAACTCCCACCTGCGCAAGGCCGGCACGCAGATCGAGAACATCGACGAGGACTTCCGCGACGGCCTCAAGCTCATGCTGCTCCTGGAGGTCATCTCGG GGGAACGCTTGCCTAAGCCGGAGCGGGGGAAGATGAGGGTCCACAAGATCAACAACGTCAACAAAGCCCTCGACTTCATCGCCAGCAAAGGGGTCAAGCTGGTCTCCATCGGCGCGGAGG AAATCGTGGACGGCAATGCCAAGATGACCCTGGGCATGATTTGGACCATCATCCTCCGGTTCGCCATCCAGGACATCTCGGTGGAAG AGACCTCCGCCAAAGAAGGCCTCCTCCTCTGGTGCCAGCGGAAGACCGCGCCCTACAAGAACGTCAACGTGCAGAACTTCCACATCAG CTGGAAGGACGGTCTGGCGTTCAACGCGCTGATCCACAGACACAGACCAGAACTCATCGAGTACGACAAGCTACGCAAG gATGACCCCGTGACAAACCTGAACAACGCCTTCGAGGTGGCCGAGAAATACCTGGACATTCCCAAGATGCTGGACGCCGAAG ACATCGTGAACACGGCCCGCCCTGACGAGAAGGCCATCATGACCTATGTGTCCAGCTTTTACCATGCCTTTTCGGGGGCGCAGAAG GCCGAGACGGCGGCGAACAGGATTTGCAAAGTGCTGGCCGTCAACCAGGAGAACGAGCACCTCATGGAGGACTACGAGAAACTGGCCAGCGAC ctGTTGGAGTGGATCCGGCGCACGGTGCCGTGGCTGGAGGACCGCAACCCCCAGAAGACCATCCAGCAGATGCAGCAGATGCTGGAGGACTTCCGGGACTACCGGCGCCTCCACAAGCCGCCCAAGGTGCAGGAGAAGTGCCAGCTGGAGATCAACTTCAACACCCTGCAGACCAAGCTGCGGCTCAGCAACCGCCCCGCCTTCATGCCCTCCGAGGGCAAGATGGTCTCG gacATCAACAACGGCTGGCAGCACCTGGAGCAGGCCGAGAAGGGCTACGAGGAGTGGCTGCTCAACGAGATCCGCCGGCTCGAGCGGCTCGACCACCTGGCCGAGAAGTTCCGGCAGAAAGCATCCATCCACGAGGCCTGGACCGACG GGAAGGAGGCCATGCTGAAGCAGAAGGACTACGAGACGGCCACGCTGTCTGACATCAAAGCCCTCATCAGGAAGCACGAGGCCTTCGAGAGCGACCTGGCGGCCCACCAGGACCGCGTGGAGCAAATTGCCGCCATTGCCCAGGAGCTCAA CGAGCTGGACTACTACGACTCGCCCAGCGTCAACGCCCGCTGCCAGAAGATCTGTGACCAGTGGGACGCCCTGGGCTCTCTGACCCAAAGTCGGCGCGAGGCTCTGGAG caaaCGGAGAAGCAGCTGGAGACCATCGACCGGCTGCACCTGGAATATGCCAAGCGGGCGGCGCCTTTCAACAACTGGATGGAGAGCGCCATGGAGGACCTGCAGGACATGTTCATCGTCCACACCATCGAGGAGATCGAG ggCCTGATCACCGCCCACGACCAGTTCAAGTCGACGTTGCCGGACGCGGACAAGGAGCGCGAGGCCATCCTGGATATCCAGCGGGAGGCGCAGAAGATTGCCGACTACCATGGCATCAAGCTGCCAGGAGGCAACCCCTACACCTCCGTCACGCCCGCCATCATCAACTCCAAGTGGGAGAAG GTCCAGCAGCTGGTGCCCAAGCGGGACCGCGCCCTGCTGGATGAGCAGAGCAAGCAGCAGTCCAACGAGCACCTTCGCCGCCAGTTTGCCAGCCAGGCCAACATCGTGGGGCCCTGGATCCAGACCAAGATGGAG GAGATCGGGCGCATCTCCATCGAGATGAACGGGACCCTGGAGGACCAGCTGAACCACCTGAAGCAATACGAGCAGAGCATCGTCCACTACAAGCCCAACCTGGACCTGCTGGAGCAGCAGCACCAGCTCATCCAGGAAGCCCTCATCTTCGACAACAAGCACACCAATTTCACCATGGAG CACATCCGCGTGGGCTGGGAGCAGCTGCTCACCACCATCGCCCGGACCATCAACGAGGTGGAGAACCAGATCCTGACCCGCGACGCCAAAGGCATCAGCCAAGAGCAGATGCAGGAGTTCCGGGCCTCCTTCAACCACTTCGACAAG AAGCAAACAGGAAGCATGGACTGTGATGACTTCCGAGCTCTGCTTATCTCCACAGGATACAGCCTG ggAGATGCCGAATTCAACCGCATCATGAGCGTGGTGGACCCCAACGGCAGCGGCATCGTCACCTTCCAGGCCTTCATCGACTTCATGTCCCGCGAGACCACGGACACGGACACGGCCGACCAGGTCATCGCCTCCTTCAAGGTCCTGGCCGGCGACAAA AACTTCATCACCGCGGAGGAGCTGCGGCGGGAGCTGCCCCCGGACCAGGCCGAGTACTGCATCGCCCGCATGGCCCCCTACCAGGGCCCCGACGCCACCCCGGGCGCCCTCGACTACAAGTCCTTCTCCACGGCCCTGTACGGCGAGAGCGACCTGtga